From Melitaea cinxia chromosome 3, ilMelCinx1.1, whole genome shotgun sequence, one genomic window encodes:
- the LOC123669704 gene encoding probable E3 ubiquitin-protein ligase bre1, producing the protein MEDMTKILKSIQIDLAEQKTEMKEMEANITKNITKAINDNFKTIELKYNQLNKQLQIQENILDRIERHNRKKNLVFFGIEEGEKTYQELEKDYPPKVLEKRKQLQSEILKYKAEGKKAIIKYDKLIVLHQYKPNDNQQPSKKRNLHNISPNHNNNNNMNQVSKKNKTEITAFMQPKKSFEKNQNTMNINNRNSTSST; encoded by the exons ATGGAAGACatgactaaaattttaaagtcaaTTCAAATTGATCTAGCGGAACAAAAGACAGAAATGAAAGAAATGGAAGCGAATATTACTAAAAACATAACAAAGGCTATCAacgataattttaaaacaattgaattgaaatataATCAGTTAAATAAGCAATTACAAattcaagaaaatattttagatcGTATAGAAAGACACAACAGAAAGAAAAATTTGGTTTTTTTCGGCATTGAAGAAGGAGAGAAAACTTATCAAGAGCTAGAAA aagacTATCCACCCAAAGTTTTGGAGAAAAGGAAACAATTacaaagtgaaatattaaaatataaagcagaAGGTAAAAAagctataattaaatatgataaactCATAGTATTACACCAATACAAACCAAATGATAATCAACAACCATCGAAAAAGAGGAACCTACATAATATCTCTCCAAaccataataacaataataatatgaaccAAGTGTCGAAGAAGAACAAAACGGAAATTACAGCATTTATGCAACCAAAAAAAAGTTTCGAAAAAAACCAAAACACTATGAACATTAACAATCGAAATTCTACATCAAGCACTTAG